Proteins encoded in a region of the Zunongwangia endophytica genome:
- a CDS encoding DUF6089 family protein: MRYRIALVLMVITSVHLQSQTYEVGAFLGGANYIGDVGKSTYINPSDIAFGGILKWNRSPRHSFRFSVIMGNIEADDADSNDTRREQRGYSFSNTITEASLGLEFNFWDFDLHKGTPQSSPYLYTGVTYFSADHVILDGSRGAPLVNEGTNWEFAIPMVIGYKTTITQRLIGGIEIGARYTFTDNLDGSNPEELTDTPDPILTFGNQNTNDWYVFTGITFTITFGRKPCYSSF; encoded by the coding sequence ATGCGGTATCGAATAGCTTTAGTTTTAATGGTAATCACTTCAGTACATTTGCAATCTCAGACTTATGAGGTCGGTGCCTTTTTGGGTGGCGCAAATTATATTGGTGATGTAGGTAAATCTACTTACATCAACCCCAGTGATATTGCTTTTGGAGGTATTCTTAAATGGAATCGAAGCCCTCGCCATTCTTTCAGATTTTCTGTCATAATGGGAAACATTGAAGCAGACGATGCCGACAGTAATGATACCCGAAGAGAACAAAGAGGCTATTCTTTTAGCAATACTATTACTGAAGCTTCCTTAGGATTAGAATTTAATTTTTGGGATTTCGATCTTCATAAAGGAACGCCACAAAGCAGCCCTTACCTTTATACCGGAGTCACCTATTTTAGTGCCGATCATGTGATTTTAGATGGATCTAGAGGAGCTCCTCTCGTTAATGAAGGGACAAATTGGGAATTTGCGATCCCAATGGTTATCGGTTACAAAACAACTATAACTCAGCGTCTAATCGGAGGAATCGAAATCGGAGCGCGATATACGTTTACAGATAATTTAGACGGAAGTAATCCAGAGGAATTAACAGACACACCAGATCCTATTCTTACCTTTGGAAATCAAAATACAAATGATTGGTATGTTTTTACCGGAATCACATTTACAATAACCTTCGGGAGAAAACCCTGTTATTCGAGCTTTTAG
- a CDS encoding isoprenyl transferase, which yields MNFKENLNLTKLPAHIAVIMDGNGRWAKKQGFLRAVGHNEGVKSVRDVVEGSAEIGVKYLTLYAFSTENWNRPKFEVDALMKILVSSLKKEIKTLQNNDIRLTAIGNIENLPKKAKRELLDVIDKTKDNSKMTLILALSYGSREEITSAFKILANKVQNGTLKPDEINDSLISENLYTKDVPDVDLMIRTSGEQRISNFLLWQMAYAELYFTSILWPDFRKENLYEAIYNYQNRERRFGKTSEQLS from the coding sequence ATGAATTTTAAAGAAAATCTCAATTTAACAAAATTACCTGCGCATATTGCCGTTATTATGGACGGTAACGGTCGTTGGGCCAAAAAACAAGGCTTTTTAAGAGCTGTTGGGCATAATGAAGGTGTAAAATCTGTTAGAGATGTGGTTGAAGGAAGTGCCGAAATCGGAGTTAAATATCTAACGCTTTACGCATTTTCAACAGAAAATTGGAATCGACCTAAATTTGAAGTTGATGCTTTAATGAAAATTTTGGTTTCTTCGTTAAAAAAAGAAATCAAAACATTACAAAATAATGACATTAGGTTAACTGCCATTGGTAATATTGAGAACTTACCAAAAAAGGCGAAAAGAGAACTTTTAGATGTTATCGATAAGACCAAAGACAACTCTAAAATGACGTTAATTTTAGCTTTAAGCTATGGATCCAGAGAAGAAATAACCTCTGCATTTAAAATTTTAGCCAATAAAGTGCAAAATGGAACGTTAAAACCAGACGAGATCAATGATTCTTTAATCTCTGAAAATTTATATACCAAAGATGTGCCCGATGTTGATCTTATGATTAGAACTAGCGGCGAACAAAGAATCAGCAACTTTTTGCTTTGGCAAATGGCTTATGCCGAGTTGTATTTTACAAGTATTTTATGGCCAGACTTTAGAAAAGAAAATCTTTACGAAGCCATTTATAATTATCAAAACAGAGAACGAAGATTTGGAAAAACAAGTGAGCAACTTAGTTAG